A stretch of DNA from Pirellulales bacterium:
GGATCTACTGCGCGAGCAGTACTTGCACAACGAGATCAAACTGCGCAAGATGCTGCACCCGCCGCTGTTCGTGCCCGAGACTTTGCCATTGGACCGGTTGCTCGATCTGTTTCAGAAGAAGAGAACGCAACTGGCCATCGTGCTCGACGAGTTTGGCGGCACGCAGGGAATGGTCACGTTGGAAGACGTTTTTGAAGAGCTGGTCGGCGAAATTCACGACGAGCATCGCCGCGACAAGGAGCAGGAGATCGTGCGCCGCGATGACGGCACCTGGCTGGTCGACGGCAGCGTCAGCATCGACGACCTGGCAGACGTATTGGGCTGGAAACAGCTGGAATCTCCGGCCACGCGCCGTTTTAGCACCGTGGCCGGGCTGGTTCTGCGGCAGATGGGCCGGATTCCCGAGATCGGTGCCCGCACCGTCTTCGACGGCGTCGAGCTCGAGGTCGTCGACATGGACGGGCAGCGGATCGATCGCGTTCTCGTGACCCCAACGCCGCCAGTGGATGTGGCACCGGAGGCAGGCTGATACATTTCGCCTGACACGCTGCTCGCGTGACAGGCATAGGGGCACAATGGGGGGCAGGCTTCTCGGGGCGGGCTTCACCGGGGCAGCTTGGGCGATGGATCTGGCCCAGTCCGAGCCTCCAGGCCACGCGGCAGCCGGCGAAGCACGGCACTTGCCTGCGTCTTGGCCACGGCACAGCATCTGCAATCGTTCAGTGCGGGGACCCTTTGCCCCGTGCCATTACTACAACCGTTACAGTCTTCTAGGAAATTGCCGAACAGGGCAAAACTGGACCCATTCGCTCTACCTAGTCGACCTATCTTGCCGATTTATCGCTCGGGTAACTCAAGCGGTGTCAGGGTGATGTACCTTTGTTTGGCACCGTGAGCATAGGATTTTAATTGTGAGGGAAGGCGAAATGGCGGATGCCCCGTTGGCTGCGCGCGTGACTTCGGTGTTGGAGCGAAATCCACATCTCCCGTATCGCACCATGCGTTGCGAAGCTGCGGAAGGACGTGTTGTTTTGCGCGGAGTCGTGCGATCGTACTACCAGAAGCAGATGGCGCAAGAGGTGCTCAAGAGCGTTGACGGAGTCAACGAGATCGAAAACCAGCTAGAAGTTTGCTGGCTATAGATGCTGCTGACGCGATCACTATCGCGTGAACCTGCGTTTGAAGAAATCGCGATCGGCAGTTGCCTGGGCGAGCGAGGTCACCTGCGGATCGCGCTCTTCGGCGAACAACGACTCGATCATGCACGCCGTGTCGTGCGATGTGCGCTGCAGGCGTGACATCCATTGCGAGCGCAGCAGCCCGGTG
This window harbors:
- a CDS encoding BON domain-containing protein, whose product is MADAPLAARVTSVLERNPHLPYRTMRCEAAEGRVVLRGVVRSYYQKQMAQEVLKSVDGVNEIENQLEVCWL